From Catharus ustulatus isolate bCatUst1 chromosome 6, bCatUst1.pri.v2, whole genome shotgun sequence, a single genomic window includes:
- the LOC116997352 gene encoding inositol 1,4,5-trisphosphate receptor-interacting protein-like 1 produces the protein MNSIVLLFVVLKSLILYPQLVGDSWDEETRFRMEVRAKELEWERIQQELEAEQLTPKQVQILQLSAVAVLVFLISVLWLMGCKRSMRREGHEEDNNEEEVGNVAVNGEDNIENELVNEAANAENNDFAWAVYEGGNDLDDNTGRILMELIQWPVQELQAGCEWSKNLMDNFALYFGHVLANSFYPGLQRAIGVGSAFEGWSPREQDVVYQVLIPMTPPQGHSFHLELDSAEERHVRNFRVRVQLECTCTKEQQEESMLCFLHHPEEELRSNQDPSLLDTLCTDSYLDVQKTARWFYQLVRAIWPALPQSHNWHLKLLPSTRSCQFQVTSRRESFRIEMFFGVRRGDSDIFVSSQPIEAHTQSTAWPETYAVAEAKFFQYIARQVPSDSLHLRCLQFFSHLLLGIGFSTYTMKTIVMHLLNTIPVSQWSRRHFLRRLTDISESLRLSLEVQRLNHFIVGNQRLPEKISLPQDVQTAEPPNLFHRLAMDPAAHSKGMGEYLDLQRRLVAVLKPDD, from the coding sequence ATGAATTCCATTGTGCTGCTTTTCGTGGTGTTGAAAAGCCTCATCCTGTACCCACAGCTCGTGGGTGATTCCTGGGATGAGGAAACACGTTTCCGCATGGAAGTGCGTGCAAAAGAGCTGGAATGGGAGAGgattcagcaggagctggaggcggAGCAGCTCACCCCGAAGCAGGTGCAGATCCTGCAGCTGTCAGCTGTTGCTGTGCTCGTGTTCCTTATCTCGGTGCTATGGTTGATGGGGTGCAAAAGGAGCATGAGGAGAGAAGGCCACGAAGAAGACAACAATGAAGAGGAAGTCGGCAATGTTGCTGTAAATGGAGAAGATAATATTGAGAATGAACTTGTCAATGAGGctgcaaatgcagaaaacaatgaTTTTGCATGGGCAGTGTATGAAGGTGGCAATGATCTGGACGATAACACTGGAAGAATTCTAATGGAACTCATACAGTGGCCTgtacaggagctgcaggcaggctgcGAGTGGTCAAAGAACCTCATGGATAATTTTGCACTTTACTTTGGACACGTGTTAGCAAACAGCTTCTACCCAGGCCTGCAACGAGCCATCGGGGTGGGCAGCGCCTTCGAAGGTTGGAGTCCACGTGAGCAGGATGTTGTCTACCAGGTGCTCATTCCCATGACTCCTCCCCAAGGCCACAgcttccacctggagctggactcTGCAGAGGAGAGGCACGTGAGGAACTTCCGTGTCCGTGTGCAGCTGGAGTGCACCTGCAcgaaggagcagcaggaggagagcatgctgtgcttcctgcaccaccccgaggaggagctgaggagcaaTCAGGATCCCAGCCTCCTCGACACCCTGTGCACCGACTCCTACCTGGATGTGCAGAAAACTGCCCGCTGGTTCTACCAGCTGGTGAGAGCCAtctggccagcactgcctcagTCACACAACTGGCATTTAAAGCTGCTGCCCTCCACACGCTCCTGCCAATTCCAGGTGACCTCTCGTAGAGAAAGCTTCAGGATTGAGATGTTCTTTGGGGTGCGCAGAGGTGACTCAGACATCTTTGTGAGCAGCCAGCCTATTGAGGCTCACacccaaagcacagcctggcctgagACCTATGCTGTGGCAGAAGCTAAGTTCTTCCAGTACATTGCTAGGCAGGTCCCCTCTGACAGTTTGCACCTGAGATGCCTGCAGTTCTTCTCCCATCTTCTGCTGGGCATTGGCTTTTCCACCTACACCATGAAAACCATTGTCATGCACCTGCTGAACACCATTCCCGTGTCACAGTGGAGCAGGAGACATTTCCTGAGGCGATTGACTGATATCAGTGAGAGCCTGCGCttatccctggaagtgcaacGCCTCAACCACTTCATTGTGGGCAACCAGAGGCTACCTGAGAAGATCAGTTTGCCTCAAGATGTTCAAACGGCTGAACCACCCAATCTCTTCCACCGCCTGGCGATGGATCCGGCTGCCCACTCCAAGGGCATGGGCGAGTACCTTGATCTGCAACGTCGGCTCGTAGCAGTCCTGAAACCTGATGATTGA
- the LOC116997353 gene encoding inositol 1,4,5-trisphosphate receptor-interacting protein-like 1, with protein MNSIVLLFVLLKSLIHYPQLVGDSWDEETRFRMEVRAKELEWERIQQELEAEQLTQKQVQILQLLAVTVLLVLVLILWLMGCKRSLRREGHEEENNGANEEEAGNGDANEDAGVGNAEEDDANQEEDGNDDGNVQEDGHVAANGEDNIENVNEAANAENNDLALAVYEAGTAFDDNIGRVLLERIQWPAQELQAGCEWTQNLMDNYALYFGHILSNSFYPGLQRAIGVGSAFEGWSPREQDVVYKVLIPMTPPQGHSFHLELDSAEQRHVRNFRVRVQLECTCTKEQQAESMLCFLHHPEEELRSNQDPSLLDTLCTDSYLDVQKTARWFYQLVRAIWPALPQSHNWHLKLLPSTRSCQFQVTSRRESFRIEMFFGVRRGDSDIFVSSQPREAHTQSTAWPETYAVAEAKFFKHIAKQAPRDSLHLKCLQFFTRLFLGFTFSTYAMKTIVMHMLNVGPVSQWRRRHFLNRLLDISKCLRVCVLVKRVNHFIVGNQRLPHYIHLPPDIQAAPPYNLFHQLAEEPAAHTQATYECQILLKRFKRILLGEQ; from the coding sequence ATGAATTCCATTGTGCTGCTTTTCGTGCTCTTGAAAAGCCTCATCCACTACCCACAGCTCGTGGGTGATTCCTGGGATGAGGAAACACGTTTCCGCATGGAAGTGCGTGCAAAAGAGCTGGAATGGGAGAGgattcagcaggagctggaggcggAGCAGCTCACCCAGAAGCAGGTGCAGATCCTGCAGCTCTTAGCTGTTACTGTGCTCCTGGTTCTTGTGTTGATCCTGTGGTTGATGGGGTGCAAAAGGAGCCTGAGGAGAGAAGGCCATGAAGAAGAGAACAATGGTGCAAATGAAGAGGAAGCTGGAAATGGGGATGCAAATGAAGACGCAGGTGTTGGAAATGCAGAAGAAGATGATGCCAATCAGGAGGAAGATGGCAACGATGATGGCAATGTACAGGAAGACGGCCACGTTGCTGCAAATGGAGAAGATAATATTGAAAATGTCAATGAGGctgcaaatgcagaaaacaatgaTCTTGCACTTGCAGTCTATGAAGCAGGCACTGCTTTTGACGATAATATTGGTAGAGTTCTCTTGGAACGCATACAGTGGCcggcccaggagctgcaggcaggctgtgaGTGGACACAGAACCTGATGGACAATTACGCACTTTACTTTGGACACATCTTATCAAACAGCTTCTACCCAGGCCTGCAACGAGCCATCGGGGTGGGCAGCGCCTTCGAAGGTTGGAGTCCACGTGAGCAGGATGTTGTCTACAAGGTGCTCATTCCCATGACTCCTCCCCAAGGCCACAgcttccacctggagctggactctgcagagcagaggcacgTGAGGAATTTCCGTGTCCGTGTGCAGCTGGAGTGCACCTgcaccaaggagcagcaggctgagagcatgctgtgcttcctgcaccatcccgaggaggagctgaggagcaaTCAGGATCCCAGCCTCCTCGACACCCTGTGCACCGACTCCTACCTGGATGTGCAGAAAACTGCCCGCTGGTTCTACCAGCTGGTGAGAGCCAtctggccagcactgcctcagTCACACAACTGGCATTTAAAGCTGCTGCCCTCCACACGCTCCTGCCAATTCCAGGTGACCTCTCGTAGAGAAAGCTTCAGGATTGAGATGTTCTTTGGGGTGCGCAGAGGTGACTCAGACATCTTTGTCAGCAGCCAGCCTAGAGAGGCTCACacccaaagcacagcctggcctgagACCTACGCTGTGGCTGAGGCTAAGTTCTTCAAGCACATCGCCAAGCAGGCTCCCCGGGACAGTTTGCACCTCAAATGCCTGCAGTTCTTCACCCGTCTTTTCCTGGGCTTCACCTTTTCCACCTACGCCATGAAGACCATTGTCATGCACATGCTCAATGTGGGGCCCGTGTCACAGTGGCGCAGGAGACATTTCCTGAACCGACTGCTGGATATCAGCAAGTGCCTGCGCGTATGTGTGCTGGTAAAACGCGTCAACCATTTCATTGTGGGCAACCAGAGGCTGCCTCATTACATCCATTTGCCCCCAGACATTCAAGCTGCTCCGCCATACAATCTCTTCCATCAGCTGGCAGAGGAACCGGCCGCCCATACCCAGGCGACATATGAGTGCCAGATTCTGCTAAAGCGGTTCAAAAGAATCCTTCTTGGTGAGCAGTGA
- the LOC116997355 gene encoding inositol 1,4,5-trisphosphate receptor-interacting protein-like 1: MNSIVLLFVLLKSLILYPQLVGDSWDEETRFRMEVRAKELEWERIQQELEVEKLTPKQVQILQLSAVAVLVFLISVLWLMGCKRSMRREGHEEDDNEEEVGNVAANGDDNIENELVNEAPNAENNDFAWAVYQGGNDLDDNTGRILMERIQWPVQELQAGCEWSKNLMDNFALYFGHVLANSFYPGLQRAIGVGSAFEGWSPREQDVVYQVLIPMTPPQGHSFHLELDSAEERHVRNFRVRVQLECTCTKEQQAEGMLCFLHHPEEELRSNQDPSLLDTLCTDSYLDVQKTARWFYQLVRAIWPALPQSHNWHLKLLPSTRSCQFQVTSRRESFRIEMFFGVRRGDSDIFVSSQPREAHTQSTAWPETYAVAEAKFFQYIARQVPSDSLHLRCLQFFSHLLLGIGFSTYTMKTIVMHLLNTIPMSQWSRKHFLRRLTDISESLRLSLEVKHLNHFIVGNQRLPEKISLPQDVQMAEPPNLFHRLAMDPAAHSQGLEEYLDLQRRLVAVLKPDD, from the coding sequence ATGAATTCCATTGTGCTGCTTTTCGTGCTCTTGAAAAGCCTCATCCTGTACCCACAGCTCGTGGGTGATTCCTGGGATGAGGAAACACGTTTCCGCATGGAAGTGCGTGCAAAAGAGCTGGAATGGGAGAGGATTCAGCAGGAACTGGAGGTGGAGAAGCTCACCCCGAAGCAGGTGCagatcctgcagctctcagctgtTGCTGTGCTCGTGTTCCTTATCTCCGTGCTATGGTTGATGGGGTGCAAAAGGAGCATGAGGAGAGAAGGCCACGAAGAAGACGACAATGAAGAGGAAGTCGGCAATGTTGCTGCAAATGGAGACGATAATATTGAGAATGAACTTGTCAATGAGGCtccaaatgcagaaaacaatgaTTTTGCATGGGCAGTGTATCAAGGTGGCAATGATTTGGACGATAACACTGGAAGAATTCTTATGGAACGCATACAGTGGCCggtccaggagctgcaggcaggctgtgaGTGGTCAAAGAACCTCATGGATAATTTTGCACTTTACTTTGGACACGTGTTAGCAAACAGCTTCTACCCAGGCCTGCAACGAGCCATCGGGGTGGGCAGCGCCTTCGAAGGTTGGAGTCCACGTGAGCAGGATGTTGTCTACCAGGTGCTCATTCCCATGACTCCTCCCCAAGGCCACAgcttccacctggagctggactcTGCAGAGGAGAGGCACGTGAGGAATTTCCGTGTCCGCGTGCAGCTGGAGTGCACCTGCAcgaaggagcagcaggctgagggcatgctgtgcttcctgcaccaccccgaggaggagctgaggagcaaTCAGGATCCCAGCCTCCTAGACACCCTGTGCACCGACTCCTACCTGGATGTGCAGAAAACTGCCCGCTGGTTCTACCAGCTGGTGAGAGCCATCTGGCCTGCACTGCCTCAGTCTCACAACTGGCATTTAAAGCTGCTGCCCTCCACACGCTCCTGCCAATTCCAGGTGACCTCTCGTAGAGAAAGCTTCAGGATTGAGATGTTCTTTGGGGTGCGCAGAGGTGACTCAGACATCTTTGTCAGCAGCCAGCCTAGAGAGGCCCACacccaaagcacagcctggcctgagACCTACGCTGTGGCAGAAGCTAAGTTCTTCCAGTACATTGCTAGGCAGGTCCCCTCTGACAGTTTGCACCTGAGATGCCTGCAGTTCTTCTCCCATCTTCTGCTGGGCATTGGCTTTTCCACCTACACCATGAAAACCATTGTCATGCACCTGCTGAACACCATTCCCATGTCACAGTGGAGCAGGAAACATTTCCTGAGGCGATTGACTGATATCAGTGAGAGCCTGCGCTTATCCCTAGAAGTGAAACACCTCAACCACTTCATTGTGGGCAACCAGAGGCTTCCTGAGAAGATCAGTTTGCCCCAAGATGTTCAAATGGCTGAGCCACCCAATCTCTTCCACCGCCTGGCGATGGATCCGGCTGCCCACTCCCAGGGCCTGGAGGAGTACCTCGATCTGCAACGTCGGCTCGTAGCAGTCCTCAAACCTGACGATTGA
- the LOC116997351 gene encoding inositol 1,4,5-trisphosphate receptor-interacting protein-like 1, with the protein MDAIGFLFLLLQSLMQYLLPVGEVEDEETRLRMDLFAKQQEEERLLLEQEMEQLTLKQSIVEQSLQLLVIAGLLVLLLVLWLMGYKRSLRREQPEEDDVGNDLENRIQENIGRTLVERIQWPVQDLQAGCEWTTNLMNNYMIYFGHVMTNSFYPGLQRAIGVGSAFEGWSPREQDVVYKVLIPMTPPQGHSFHLELDSAEQRHVRNFRVRVQLECTCTKEQQAENMLCFLHHPEEELRSNQDPSLLDTLCTDSYLDVQKTARWFYQLVRAIWPALPQSHNWHLKLLPSTRSCQFQVTNGRKIFRIEMFFGVRRGDSDIFVSSQPREAHTQSTAWPETYAVAEQKFFQYIARQASPDSLHLRCLQFFSRLLLGIGFSTYTMKTIVMHLLNTIPMSQWSRRHFLRRLIDISESLRLSLEVKRLNHFIVGNQRLPEEISLPQDVQTAEPPNLFHRLAMDPAAHSQGMGEYLDLQRRLVAVLKPDD; encoded by the coding sequence ATGGATGCCATAGGATTCCTTTTCTTGCTCCTGCAAAGCCTCATGCAGTACCTGCTGCCCGTGGGTGAGGTTGAGGATGAGGAAACACGTCTGCGCATGGATCTGTTTGCAAAGCAACAGGAAGAGGAAAGGCTtttgctggagcaggagatggagcaACTTACCCTGAAGCAGAGTATAGTGGAGCAGTCCTTGCAGCTCTTAGTCATTGCTGGGCTCCTGGTCCTTCTCTTGGTCCTGTGGTTGATGGGGTATAAAAGGAGCCTGAGGAGAGAGCAGCCAGAAGAAGATGATGTTGGAAACGACTTAGAAAATCGTATTCAAGAGAACATAGGAAGGACACTAGTCGAGCGAATACAGTGGCCTGTACAGGATCTGCAGGCAGGCTGTGAGTGGACAACTAACCTGATGAACAATTATATGATTTATTTTGGACATGTCATGACAAACAGCTTCTACCCAGGCCTGCAACGGGCCattggggtgggcagtgccttCGAAGGTTGGAGTCCACGTGAGCAGGATGTTGTGTACAAGGTGCTCATTCCCATGACTCCTCCCCAAGGCCACAgcttccacctggagctggactctgcagagcagaggcacgTGAGGAATTTCCGTGTCCGTGTGCAGCTGGAGTGCACCTgcaccaaggagcagcaggctgagaacatgctgtgcttcctgcaccaccctgaggaggagctgaggagcaaTCAGGATCCCAGCCTCCTCGACACTCTATGCACCGACTCCTACCTGGATGTGCAGAAAACTGCCCGCTGGTTCTACCAGCTGGTGAGAGCCAtctggccagcactgcctcagTCTCACAACTGGCATTTAAAGCTGCTGCCCTCCACACGCTCCTGCCAATTCCAGGTGACCAATGGCAGAAAAATTTTCAGGATTGAGATGTTCTTTGGGGTGCGCAGAGGTGACTCAGACATCTTTGTCAGCAGCCAGCCTAGAGAGGCTCACacccaaagcacagcctggcctgagACCTATGCTGTGGCAGAACAGAAATTCTTCCAGTACATTGCTAGGCAGGCCTCCCCTGACAGTTTGCACCTGAGATGCCTGCAGTTCTTCTCCCGTCTTCTGCTGGGCATTGGCTTTTCCACCTACACCATGAAAACCATTGTCATGCACCTGCTGAACACCATTCCCATGTCACAGTGGAGCAGGAGACATTTCCTGAGGCGATTGATTGATATCAGCGAGAGCCTGCGCTTATCCCTGGAAGTGAAACGCCTCAACCACTTCATTGTGGGCAACCAGAGGCTTCCTGAGGAGATCAGTTTGCCACAAGATGTTCAAACAGCTGAACCACCCAATCTCTTCCACCGCCTGGCGATGGATCCGGCTGCCCACTCCCAGGGCATGGGCGAGTACCTTGATCTGCAACGTCGGCTCGTAGCAGTCCTGAAACCTGATGATTGA
- the LOC116997349 gene encoding LOW QUALITY PROTEIN: inositol 1,4,5-trisphosphate receptor-interacting protein-like 1 (The sequence of the model RefSeq protein was modified relative to this genomic sequence to represent the inferred CDS: deleted 1 base in 1 codon) → MNSIVLLFVLLKSLILYPQLVGDSWDEETRFRMEVRAKELEWERIRQELEVEMLTPKQVQILQLSALAVLVFLISVLWLMGCKRSMRREGHEEDDNEEEVGNVAANGEDNIENELVNEAANAENNDFAWAVYEGGNDLEDNTGRILMEHIQWPVQDLQAGCEWSKNLMDNFALYFGHVLANSFYPGLQRAIGVGSAFEGWSPREQDVVYQVLIPMTPPQGHSFHLELDSAEERHVRNFRVRVQLECTCTKEQQAESMLCFLHHPEEELRSNQDPSLLDTLCTDSYLDVQKTARWFYQLVRAIWPALPQSHNWHLKLLPSTRSCQFQVTSRRESFRIEMFFGVRRGDSDVFVSSQPREAHTQSTAWPETYAVAELKFFQYIARQAPYDSLHLKCLQFFSHLLLGIGFSTYTMKTIVMHLLNTIPMSQWSRRHFLRRLTDISESLRLSLEVKHLNHFIVGNQRLPEKISLPQDVQMAEPLNLFHRLAMDPVAHSQGMEEYLDLQRRLEAVLKPDD, encoded by the exons ATGAATTCcattgtgctgctttttgtgctCTTGAAAAGCCTCATCCTGTACCCACAGCTCGTGGGTGATTCCTGGGATGAGGAAACACGTTTCCGCATGGAAGTGCGTGCAAAAGAGCTGGAATGGGAGAGGATTcggcaggagctggaggtggagATGCTGACCCCGAAGCAGGTGCAGATCCTGCAGCTGTCAGCTCTTGCTGTGCTCGTGTTCCTTATCTCAGTGCTATGGCTGATGGGGTGCAAAAGGAGCATGAGGAGAGAAGGCCACGAAGAAGACGACAATGAAGAGGAAGTCGGCAATGTTGCTGCAAATGGAGAAGACAATATTGAGAATGAACTTGTCAATGAGGctgcaaatgcagaaaacaatgaTTTTGCATGGGCAGTATATGAAGGTGGCAATGATTTGGAAGACAACACTGGAAGAATTCTTATGGAACACATACAGTGGCCTGTACAGGACCTGCAGGCAGGCTGCGAGTGGTCAAAGAACCTCATGGATAATTTTGCACTTTACTTTGGACACGTGTTAGCAAACAGTTTCTACCCAGGCCTGCAACGAGCCattggggtgggcagtgccttCGAAGGTTGGAGTCCACGTGAGCAGGATGTTGTCTACCAGGTGCTCATTCCCATGACTCCTCCCCAAGGCCACAgcttccacctggagctggactcTGCAGAGGAGAGGCACGTGAGGAACTTCCGTGTCCGCGTGCAGCTGGAGTGCACCTgcaccaaggagcagcaggctgagagcatgctgtgcttcctgcaccaccctgaggaggagctgaggagcaaTCAGGATCCCAGCCTCCTAGACACCCTGTGCACTGACTCCTACCTGGATGTGCAGAAAACTGCCCGCTGGTTCTACCAGCTGGTGAGAGCCAtctggccagcactgcctcagTCACACAACTGGCATTTAAAGCTGCTGCCCTCCACACGCTCCTGCCAATTCCAGGTGACCTCTCGTAGAGAAAGCTTCAGGATTGAGATGTTCTTTGGGGTGCGCAGAGGTGACTCAGACGTCTTTGTGAGCAGCCAGCCTAGAGAGGCTCACacccaaagcacagcctggcctgagACC TATGCTGTGGCAGAACTGAAATTCTTCCAGTACATTGCTAGGCAGGCCCCCTATGACAGTTTGCACCTCAAATGCCTGCAGTTCTTCTCCCATCTTCTGCTGGGCATTGGCTTTTCCACCTACACCATGAAAACCATTGTCATGCACCTGCTGAACACCATTCCCATGTCACAGTGGAGCAGGAGACATTTCCTGAGGCGATTGACTGATATCAGTGAGAGCCTGCGCTTATCCCTGGAAGTGAAACACCTCAACCACTTCATTGTGGGCAACCAGAGGCTTCCTGAGAAGATCAGTTTGCCCCAAGATGTTCAAATGGCTGAGCCACTCAATCTCTTCCACCGCCTGGCGATGGATCCGGTTGCCCACTCCCAGGGCATGGAGGAGTACCTTGATCTGCAACGTCGACTCGAAGCAGTCCTGAAACCTGATGATTGA